The proteins below come from a single Oryzomicrobium terrae genomic window:
- a CDS encoding NUDIX hydrolase, which produces MNARIWKPNVTVAAVVERDGRFLLVEEETDQGLRFNQPAGHLDEGESLVNACIREALEETAHHVRPTALVGVYQWPRPARDITYLRFAFACEVTGEEVDRALDTGIVAARWLTIDDVRATRERHRSPLILQCIEDYLAGRRFPLDLIRHYD; this is translated from the coding sequence ATGAACGCGAGGATCTGGAAGCCCAATGTGACGGTGGCCGCCGTGGTGGAACGGGACGGCCGTTTTCTGCTGGTCGAGGAAGAAACCGACCAGGGGCTGCGCTTCAACCAGCCCGCCGGGCACCTGGACGAGGGCGAATCCCTGGTCAACGCCTGCATTCGCGAGGCCCTGGAAGAGACCGCCCACCATGTGCGCCCCACCGCCCTGGTCGGGGTGTACCAGTGGCCGCGGCCGGCCCGGGACATCACCTATCTGCGCTTCGCCTTCGCTTGCGAAGTCACTGGCGAAGAGGTGGACCGGGCTCTGGATACCGGCATCGTCGCCGCCCGCTGGCTGACCATCGACGACGTACGCGCCACCCGGGAACGGCACCGCAGCCCCCTGATCCTGCAATGTATCGAGGATTATCTGGCCGGCCGGCGCTTCCCCCTGGACCTGATCCGGCACTACGACTGA
- a CDS encoding branched-chain amino acid transaminase yields the protein MSMADRDGFIWYDGKLVPWRDATTHVLTHTLHYGMGCFEGVRAYATDKGAAIFRLKEHTDRLFGSAHIFQMKMPYDKATIMDAQREVVRANKLDSCYIRPIVFYGSEAMGIAAKTLSVHVAIAAWPWGAYLGADGMELGIRVKTSSFTRHHVNINMCRAKSVSTYANSILSHQEAANDGYDEALLLDVDGYVAEGSGENIFIVKNGKLYTPDLTSCLEGITRATVIQLAEENGLQVIEKRITRDEVYCADEAFFTGTAAEVTPIRELDGRQIGEGKRGPITAKLQAQFFDVVQGRSAKHAEWLTVC from the coding sequence ATGTCGATGGCGGATCGCGACGGATTCATCTGGTATGACGGCAAACTCGTGCCCTGGCGCGATGCCACCACCCACGTACTGACCCACACCCTGCACTACGGCATGGGCTGTTTCGAAGGGGTGCGCGCCTACGCCACCGACAAGGGCGCGGCGATCTTCCGCCTCAAGGAGCATACCGACCGCCTGTTCGGTTCCGCCCACATCTTCCAGATGAAGATGCCCTACGACAAGGCGACCATCATGGACGCCCAGCGTGAGGTGGTGCGGGCCAACAAGCTCGATTCCTGCTACATCCGCCCGATCGTCTTCTACGGTTCCGAAGCCATGGGCATCGCCGCCAAGACCCTGTCGGTGCACGTCGCCATCGCCGCCTGGCCGTGGGGCGCCTACCTGGGCGCCGACGGCATGGAGCTAGGCATCCGCGTCAAGACCTCGTCCTTCACCCGCCACCACGTCAACATCAACATGTGCCGGGCCAAGTCGGTGTCCACCTACGCCAACTCCATCCTCTCCCACCAGGAAGCCGCCAACGACGGCTACGACGAGGCCCTGCTGCTCGACGTGGACGGCTACGTGGCTGAAGGCTCCGGCGAGAACATCTTCATCGTCAAGAACGGCAAGCTGTACACCCCGGACCTGACCTCCTGCCTGGAAGGCATCACCCGCGCCACGGTGATCCAGCTGGCCGAGGAAAACGGCCTGCAGGTGATCGAGAAGCGCATCACCCGCGACGAGGTGTACTGCGCAGACGAGGCCTTCTTCACCGGCACCGCCGCCGAAGTGACCCCGATCCGCGAACTCGACGGCCGCCAGATCGGCGAAGGCAAGCGCGGCCCGATCACCGCCAAGCTGCAAGCCCAGTTCTTCGACGTGGTGCAGGGCCGCTCGGCCAAGCACGCCGAATGGCTGACGGTGTGCT